From the genome of Chiloscyllium plagiosum isolate BGI_BamShark_2017 chromosome 29, ASM401019v2, whole genome shotgun sequence, one region includes:
- the acot13 gene encoding acyl-coenzyme A thioesterase 13 gives MTASSLNALRQVVQGLTGGSGFDRVLNKMTVVSACPGKIVCEMKVEQEHVNRAGALHGGLTATLVDVVSTTALLNTERALPGVSVDMNITYMNAAKLGEDVIITAQVLKEGKSLAFTTVDLTSKATGKLLAQGRHTKHLGS, from the exons ATGACGGCCTCGTCCTTGAACGCTCTAAGGCAGGTCGTCCAGGGTTTGACCGGAGGAAGTGGCTTTGATCGGGTTTTGAATAAG ATGACTGTGGTTTCAGCTTGTCCTGGGAAAATAGTCTGCGAAATGAAGGTGGAACAGGAACATGTGAACCGAGCAGGCGCACTGCACGGAGGGCTAACTGCAACTCTTGTAGATGTGGTATCAACAACAGCCTTACTTAATACAGAGCGAGCGCTACCAGGAGTTAGTGTAGACATGAATATAAC ATACATGAATGCAGCTAAATTGGGAGAGGATGTTATCATAACTGCTCAGGTGCTAAAGGAAGGTAAATCTCTTGCATTTACAACTGTGGATTTGACAAGCAAAGCGACAGGAAAACTCCTAGCCCAAGGACGACACACAAAGCATTTAGGGAGCTGA